One region of Candidatus Eisenbacteria bacterium genomic DNA includes:
- a CDS encoding C25 family cysteine peptidase, translating to MIRAAHRILCLLALGLALSRPGAAGADAPAPAVESVGPNGYRVRIPTGEPEVIRGDVLGQAFAEILIPGAEPSVSPLAPDLPPLPARTVLLRAPWGVRASVTSVPGTSRSLGALRPAPLPRLLTDARARARALASPEALERATRGSAVTVGRLRGAAPLHTVTETGAAGERILAVTVRPVSWDPLSGETRVVEDVVIEVRWDRPIEPLPDRDEAPSAGSSRSRPRASLAPSTTAGPRYAPRASLAAVWPRRVDTSRPWVALGVTRPGLYQIGASDLAGAGVPVGTPSFDPTTIRIFRATPGDIPESVDVDLGPDSLRECAIEVTGALDGTFDPADRIFFYATGSTGFGHDLARGKGPEYEEADHSTVETLWLTWGSLDGAGAPRRMAARDAAPVTPGAPVLPVVTHRIHVEANRIADFNKFRPGQPFRWERWFDRLLTQGSRITFEIRPPGAEPGTAADVLVRMWGVGASPGAGVPDHVARIYWNRALVDTAGWELSEKQDLAASGLGMRALDSLDIEIPVLIDPGPNPNRIDQSYFAWFELGYQRRLRAENDTLQFAAPDSVPPGRVRYAITSVGDSAAAWLLDRTDPESPVRLVNGAWSGAAPSLSVTVEDEVGGERRRYSLVSTARATRPVTIALFAPLTSPRTVADLSNTTNGADYIIVCPPAFLAQAETLAVYRSAFLSGVPAPRVRIATTDRIFAQFGSGRPSPVAIRNFVQYAYRHWTGPAPSYVCLLGDATYDPKNYLRFNVPDLVPSYSRYFDPNIPPAGHQYVSDDFYGFLEGPDDILLDLVVGRLPAGNAAQAATLVSGKLRAYEGNREFDMWRARAILAADDANVRDRPDGLGNSHVAQMERKDRLHLPVPIERQKVYLNDFAFADTTRQSKPAAREEFIAQVNRGAWLTDYIGHGSEDVLADE from the coding sequence TTGATCCGCGCGGCGCACCGCATCCTCTGCTTGCTGGCCCTGGGGCTCGCGCTCTCGCGCCCCGGCGCGGCCGGCGCCGACGCGCCCGCTCCGGCCGTCGAGTCCGTCGGACCGAACGGATACCGCGTGCGAATCCCGACGGGAGAGCCCGAGGTGATCCGCGGAGACGTGCTCGGACAAGCGTTCGCGGAGATCCTGATCCCGGGCGCCGAGCCTTCGGTCTCCCCCCTCGCTCCCGACCTCCCGCCGCTCCCCGCGCGCACCGTGCTTCTTCGCGCGCCGTGGGGCGTCCGCGCTTCGGTCACGTCGGTACCCGGCACGTCCCGCTCGCTCGGGGCGCTCCGGCCCGCGCCGCTTCCGCGCCTCCTGACCGACGCGCGCGCCCGCGCCCGCGCGCTCGCGAGCCCGGAGGCGCTCGAGCGAGCGACGCGGGGCTCCGCCGTCACGGTCGGACGCCTGCGCGGCGCGGCGCCGCTCCACACCGTGACCGAGACGGGCGCGGCGGGAGAGCGGATCCTGGCCGTGACCGTGCGTCCCGTGAGCTGGGATCCCCTGAGCGGGGAGACCCGCGTGGTCGAGGATGTCGTGATCGAGGTTCGATGGGATCGCCCGATCGAGCCCCTTCCGGACCGGGACGAGGCGCCATCCGCCGGGTCTTCCCGGTCCCGGCCGCGGGCTTCGCTCGCGCCGTCGACGACGGCCGGCCCGCGCTATGCGCCGCGGGCGTCCCTCGCCGCGGTCTGGCCCCGGCGCGTCGACACGTCCCGCCCGTGGGTGGCGCTCGGCGTGACGCGTCCCGGCCTCTACCAGATCGGCGCGTCCGATCTCGCGGGCGCGGGCGTTCCGGTGGGGACGCCATCGTTCGATCCCACCACGATCCGCATCTTCCGCGCGACGCCCGGGGACATCCCCGAGAGCGTGGACGTGGATCTGGGTCCGGACTCGCTCCGGGAGTGCGCGATCGAAGTGACGGGCGCACTCGACGGCACCTTCGATCCGGCGGATCGCATCTTCTTCTACGCGACGGGCTCGACCGGTTTCGGCCACGACCTGGCGCGCGGAAAGGGACCCGAGTACGAGGAAGCGGACCACTCGACCGTGGAAACGCTCTGGCTCACGTGGGGATCGCTGGACGGGGCCGGGGCGCCGCGCCGCATGGCGGCGCGCGACGCCGCTCCCGTCACGCCCGGCGCGCCGGTCCTCCCGGTCGTGACGCACCGCATCCACGTCGAGGCGAACCGGATCGCGGACTTCAACAAGTTCCGGCCCGGCCAGCCGTTCCGCTGGGAGCGCTGGTTCGACCGGCTCCTCACACAGGGAAGCCGCATCACCTTCGAGATCCGTCCTCCCGGGGCGGAGCCCGGAACCGCGGCGGACGTTCTCGTGCGGATGTGGGGCGTGGGAGCCTCGCCCGGCGCGGGGGTTCCGGATCACGTGGCCCGGATCTACTGGAACCGCGCGCTCGTGGACACCGCGGGGTGGGAGCTGAGCGAGAAGCAGGATCTCGCCGCGTCGGGCCTCGGCATGCGTGCCCTCGACAGTCTCGACATCGAGATCCCGGTGCTGATCGACCCGGGACCGAATCCGAACCGGATCGACCAGTCCTACTTCGCGTGGTTCGAGCTCGGATACCAGCGCCGGCTCCGCGCGGAGAACGACACGCTCCAGTTCGCCGCGCCCGACTCGGTTCCGCCCGGCCGCGTGCGATACGCGATCACGTCGGTGGGGGACAGCGCCGCGGCATGGCTCCTCGACCGGACCGATCCCGAGAGTCCGGTGCGGCTCGTGAACGGCGCCTGGTCCGGCGCGGCGCCCTCGCTCTCCGTCACCGTGGAGGACGAGGTCGGCGGCGAGCGTCGGCGGTACTCCCTGGTGTCGACCGCGCGCGCGACACGCCCGGTCACGATCGCGCTCTTCGCGCCGCTCACGAGCCCTCGCACGGTGGCGGATCTCTCCAACACGACCAACGGCGCCGACTACATCATCGTGTGCCCGCCCGCGTTCCTCGCGCAGGCCGAAACGCTGGCCGTCTACCGGAGCGCGTTCCTGAGCGGCGTTCCCGCGCCGCGCGTCCGGATCGCGACGACGGACCGGATCTTCGCGCAGTTCGGATCGGGGCGTCCGAGCCCGGTCGCCATTCGCAACTTCGTGCAGTACGCGTACCGCCACTGGACCGGTCCGGCTCCGTCGTATGTATGCCTCCTCGGAGACGCGACCTACGATCCGAAGAACTATCTCCGGTTCAATGTCCCCGATCTCGTTCCGTCCTATTCGCGATATTTCGATCCGAACATACCTCCGGCCGGGCATCAGTATGTCTCGGACGACTTCTACGGATTCCTCGAGGGTCCGGACGACATCCTGCTCGATCTCGTGGTCGGACGTCTGCCGGCCGGGAACGCCGCGCAGGCCGCGACGCTCGTCTCCGGGAAGCTTCGCGCCTACGAGGGGAACCGCGAGTTCGACATGTGGCGCGCGCGCGCGATCC
- a CDS encoding acetyl-CoA carboxylase carboxyltransferase subunit alpha encodes MNGTWLDFEKPIIELERKIEDFKSRNPGQTAETSEEIARLEKRADRLRHDIFSKLTRWQRVKLARHPRRPYTLDYLKHIAPQFLELHGDRRFRDDPAIVGGLATIEDLPLVLMGHQKGRDTKENIHRNFGMAHPEGYRKALRLLRLAANYGCPVVTFVDTPGAYPGLGAEERGQSEALARNILEMARLPVPIVTIVIGEGGSGGALALAVGDVVMMLENSIYSVITPEGCAAILWKDASKAEQAAEALRLTAQDLLDLQVIDEVIPEPLGGAHRDPEETAGRVREAILRHVRGLLGLPIQELLDRRLEKYLKMGVYLEERAAAAAPSR; translated from the coding sequence ATGAACGGGACCTGGCTCGACTTCGAGAAGCCGATCATCGAGCTCGAGCGGAAGATCGAGGACTTCAAGAGCCGCAATCCCGGGCAGACCGCCGAGACCTCCGAGGAGATCGCCCGGCTCGAGAAGCGGGCGGACCGGCTCCGGCACGACATCTTCTCCAAGCTCACGCGCTGGCAGCGGGTGAAGCTGGCGCGCCATCCGCGCCGTCCCTACACGCTCGACTATCTCAAGCACATCGCGCCGCAGTTCCTCGAGCTGCACGGGGACCGCAGGTTTCGAGACGATCCCGCGATCGTCGGCGGGCTCGCGACGATCGAGGATCTCCCGCTCGTCCTGATGGGGCACCAGAAGGGCCGCGACACCAAGGAGAACATCCACCGCAACTTCGGCATGGCGCATCCGGAGGGATACCGGAAGGCGCTCCGCCTGCTCCGGCTCGCGGCCAACTACGGATGTCCGGTCGTGACGTTCGTGGACACGCCGGGCGCGTACCCGGGGCTGGGCGCCGAGGAGCGCGGCCAGTCGGAGGCGCTCGCGCGGAACATCCTCGAGATGGCGCGGCTGCCGGTCCCGATCGTGACGATCGTGATCGGCGAGGGCGGATCGGGCGGCGCGCTGGCGCTCGCGGTGGGGGACGTCGTCATGATGCTCGAGAATTCCATCTACTCCGTGATCACGCCCGAGGGATGCGCGGCGATCCTCTGGAAGGACGCGAGCAAGGCGGAGCAGGCGGCCGAGGCGCTCCGCCTGACGGCGCAGGATCTCCTCGACCTCCAGGTGATCGACGAGGTCATTCCGGAGCCGCTCGGCGGCGCGCATCGGGACCCCGAGGAAACGGCGGGCCGGGTCCGGGAGGCGATCCTCCGGCACGTCCGCGGGCTGCTCGGGCTTCCCATCCAGGAGCTCCTCGACCGCCGGCTGGAGAAGTATCTGAAGATGGGGGTGTATCTGGAGGAGCGAGCCGCTGCGGCCGCCCCTTCCCGCTAG
- a CDS encoding Trm112 family protein, with translation MPLSDELLSILVCPKCQGELEYDRAAEKLICRACGLRYPVVDDIPVMLIEEAERIETR, from the coding sequence ATGCCACTCAGCGACGAGCTGCTGTCGATCCTTGTCTGCCCGAAGTGCCAGGGAGAGCTCGAGTACGACCGTGCCGCCGAGAAGCTGATCTGCAGGGCGTGCGGCCTTCGCTACCCCGTCGTGGACGACATTCCGGTCATGCTGATCGAAGAAGCGGAGCGGATCGAGACGCGTTGA